TGGTTACTTTACTTCAATGACAGAACCCTAAAAAAAATGAAAAATCGTCTTGTGAAAATCATGCCATTACAAACATTAAACTGAGTGTTAAGAAGTAAAATTAATTTATGAAAAACAAAAAAATATATTTTGTGGTTAACCAAGGAGCATTTTTTGTTTCGCACCGATTAGAACTTGCAAAACGAGCTAAAGAGCTCGGATGGCAAGTTAAAGTATTATTTGGCAACTCCGGCGGGGATGTAATGGAATTACCTGCCATAAAAAAATTAAATGAGTTAGATATCCCTTTCGCTAAACTTAAATTTAACCCTATAGGTAAAAATGTAATTTTCGAGTTAATTGGTTTTTTACAACTCTTTTATATTTTGGTTAAAGATAAACCAGATTTAGTGCATACGGTAACACCCAAGGGTATGATATACGGTGGTCTTGCGGCTCGGCTAGCCGGTATAAAATGCTTAGTATTAGCTGTGTCCGGTATGGGCTATTTGTATACTTCTAAAGGGGGGGCTCTCAAACGGGCATTAGTATGGGCAATCGATAAAGTGACAGCCTTTATACTCTCCCACAAGAATAAAGTCATTATTGTTCAAAATTCATATGATTTTAACTACTTTTCTAACAAAAAGGGAGTGGCACCGGAGTCGGTAAAAATTATACAAGGGTCGGGTGTTCATCTAGAAAAATACAACCATATATTAGAAGAAGGAAAAAGAGTTGTGGTTTTTCCTGCTCGGTTATTGGTAGATAAAGGCTTATGCGAATTTGTTGATGCTGCCCGACTGCTTAGAAATAAAGGTATCACTTGGCGATTTGTATTAGTTGGTTCCGCAGGGGCTGCAAACCCAACTTCTGTAAGCCCTGAAGCTGTAAATCGCTGGGTCAATGAAGGGGTGGTTGAGTGGTATGGTCATGTGCAGGATATGGCTGCTATCTATGAAGAATGCGATATTGTTTGTCTACCGTCATATAGGGAAGGTATGCCAAAAACACTACTTGAAGCTGCCGCTGCAGGTAGAGCAGTTGTTACTACGGATACCGTCGGATGTAATGAAGCTATAGTGGATCATGTTACAGGGCTTTTAGTTCCAGTAAAAAATACCGAAAAGCTTGCCGATGCGATAGAGACTTTAATAAACAACAAGGAACTAAGAATTTCGTTTGGTCGAAACGGAAGATTAATGGCCCAAGAAAAATACTCTATTGAGAATGTTGTTAATACAACCTATGACATTTATGCCGGCCTTTTTTATAAAGTACGTCCTAAGTGCAATACTATTCTCTAGCCTAATTAACATCGCGAATTAATTTTCTGTTACCTTAATTAACTGTAGGAAAAAATAATGGGTCGTAGGTCTATTTTGTTAACCGGTGCTACGGGATTTCTCGGTGGCGCTATTTTAGATAGTTTACCCTCGCTAGTGTCTTTATCAGTTTATGGTCGCACAAAGCCTAATACATTACGTTCTGAATTTTTCCAAGGGGATTTAACATCTCAAACTGACTTTTCAAACGCAGTTAGCGGAACTGATGTAGTTATTCACTGTGCTGCTCGAGTGCACGTTATGAATGATAGCTCGTCAAATCCACTTGATGAATTTAGAGAGGTAAACACCTACGGTACTATTAACTTGGCGAAGCAGGCGGCAGCAGCAGGTGTCAAACGTTTTATATTTATAAGCTCGATTAAAGTAAATGGTGAATCTACAGAACATGATTATCCGTTTAGAGCAGCCGATCAGTTTATACCAACTGACCCATACGGATTAAGCAAATATGAAGCAGAAGTTGGTTTACGCGATATAGCAGAGAATACGGGTATGGAAGTGGTCATAATTCGTCCCCCGCTAGTTTATGGTCCAGGCGTCAAAGGTAATTTTGCGTCTATGCTTAAATGGGTCAAAAAAGGTGTTCCATTACCGCTAGGCGGTGTTACAAGAAATAAGCGAAGTCTAGTCTCTGTTGATAATCTAGTAGACTTAATTGTAACCTGTATTGACCACCCCAAAGCAGCTAATCAAACCTTTCTTGTTAGCGATGAGCATGATGTATCCACTGCCGAGCTACTTTGTGAAATGTCTAGTGCTGCTGGCCGCCCAAATCGGTTAATTCCTGTGCCTGTCGCTCTAATGCAGTTTGCTGCTAATATTCTTGGAAAAGGTGCTGTTGTAGAGCGTCTGTTTGGATCTTTGCAAGTTGATATAGAGCATACAAAAAAAGTGTTAAACTGGTCACCCCCAATCTCCTTCTCCGAAGGAATTCGTCGTTGTTTTTACAAATAGAGTTGTCTTTTATATGTTAATGCGTTTTTTTGATATTGTTTTTTCTCTTATGGGTTTGCTTTTCGGCTTTCCTGTATTTATAGCTTTATTTATCATCGGCCTATTCGATACTGGCTCTCCAATTTTTAAGCAAGTGCGAGTCGGCAGGAATAAGAAACCTTTCACTTTAGTTAAGTTTAG
Above is a window of Aliiglaciecola sp. LCG003 DNA encoding:
- a CDS encoding SDR family oxidoreductase, with protein sequence MGRRSILLTGATGFLGGAILDSLPSLVSLSVYGRTKPNTLRSEFFQGDLTSQTDFSNAVSGTDVVIHCAARVHVMNDSSSNPLDEFREVNTYGTINLAKQAAAAGVKRFIFISSIKVNGESTEHDYPFRAADQFIPTDPYGLSKYEAEVGLRDIAENTGMEVVIIRPPLVYGPGVKGNFASMLKWVKKGVPLPLGGVTRNKRSLVSVDNLVDLIVTCIDHPKAANQTFLVSDEHDVSTAELLCEMSSAAGRPNRLIPVPVALMQFAANILGKGAVVERLFGSLQVDIEHTKKVLNWSPPISFSEGIRRCFYK
- a CDS encoding glycosyltransferase family 4 protein — translated: MKNKKIYFVVNQGAFFVSHRLELAKRAKELGWQVKVLFGNSGGDVMELPAIKKLNELDIPFAKLKFNPIGKNVIFELIGFLQLFYILVKDKPDLVHTVTPKGMIYGGLAARLAGIKCLVLAVSGMGYLYTSKGGALKRALVWAIDKVTAFILSHKNKVIIVQNSYDFNYFSNKKGVAPESVKIIQGSGVHLEKYNHILEEGKRVVVFPARLLVDKGLCEFVDAARLLRNKGITWRFVLVGSAGAANPTSVSPEAVNRWVNEGVVEWYGHVQDMAAIYEECDIVCLPSYREGMPKTLLEAAAAGRAVVTTDTVGCNEAIVDHVTGLLVPVKNTEKLADAIETLINNKELRISFGRNGRLMAQEKYSIENVVNTTYDIYAGLFYKVRPKCNTIL